The bacterium genome has a window encoding:
- a CDS encoding GNAT family protein encodes MNILGKKVVLRAIEPADLTRLNAWANDPELAHLEGSWHFPSSMEFHKRWLEALQEDRLNQRFAISAPDLGLIGLASLMSIDWKNGHAHQGTVLGAKDARDKGYGTDTVMAIMRYAFEELRLERLETFMIEYNAVSLHVYCQKCGWKEEGRRKRRYFQIGRYWDQVLIGITREDYLALIAENKYWDTP; translated from the coding sequence GTGAACATACTGGGCAAGAAAGTGGTCTTGAGGGCGATAGAACCGGCGGATTTGACTCGGCTGAACGCTTGGGCAAACGACCCGGAGCTAGCGCACCTCGAGGGCAGTTGGCATTTTCCGAGTTCGATGGAGTTCCACAAGAGATGGTTAGAAGCCCTGCAGGAGGACCGGCTCAACCAGCGGTTTGCGATCAGCGCGCCGGATCTCGGGTTGATCGGATTGGCAAGCCTCATGAGTATCGACTGGAAGAACGGACACGCCCATCAGGGAACGGTGCTCGGGGCCAAGGACGCGCGGGACAAGGGCTACGGGACAGACACGGTAATGGCCATCATGCGGTACGCGTTCGAGGAACTGCGTCTTGAGCGGCTGGAAACGTTCATGATCGAATACAATGCCGTGTCCCTCCACGTCTACTGCCAGAAGTGCGGGTGGAAGGAGGAGGGCCGACGAAAGCGTAGGTACTTCCAGATCGGTCGGTACTGGGATCAGGTCTTGATCGGCATCACCCGGGAAGACTACCTTGCCCTAATCGCTGAGAACAAGTACTGGGACACGCCCTGA
- a CDS encoding aminotransferase class I/II-fold pyridoxal phosphate-dependent enzyme, which translates to MTTGTKSRLADLAIFGGSAAFEEKLHVGRPNIGDRQRLLERINELLDRGWLSNNGPYVHQFEQRIADFLGVKHCIAVCNATVALEIAIRALGLKDEVIVPSFTFIATAHALQWQGMTPVFCDIDPRTHNIDAACVERMITPRTTGIIGVHVWGRPCDVEALTDVAHRHGLKLLFDAAHAFGCSHDGRMVGNFGSAEVFSFHATKFFNTFEGGAVVTNDDSLAAKIRLMKNFGFAGYDNVEYIGTNGKMPEISAAMGLTGLESLSEFIAANRRNYLQYRRELDGLPGITLTAYDETEKCNYQYVVVEVDSQATGISRDELMRVLWAENVVARRYFYPGCHRMEPYRSCFPEAGRRLPATEALTSRVLSLPNGTAITPEDVRLICEVIRVAALNGAQIERRLPSAAGQCPSSRKP; encoded by the coding sequence GTGACAACCGGGACCAAGTCTCGTCTGGCCGATCTGGCGATCTTCGGCGGCAGCGCTGCCTTTGAGGAGAAGCTACACGTTGGACGCCCCAACATCGGCGACCGACAACGTCTGCTCGAACGTATAAACGAACTGCTTGACCGCGGGTGGCTGTCCAACAACGGCCCCTATGTGCACCAGTTTGAACAGCGCATTGCTGATTTCCTCGGCGTTAAGCACTGCATCGCCGTGTGCAATGCCACCGTCGCCCTGGAGATCGCCATCCGGGCTCTCGGGCTGAAAGACGAGGTCATTGTTCCCTCGTTCACATTCATCGCCACGGCCCATGCTCTTCAATGGCAGGGGATGACCCCTGTTTTCTGCGACATCGACCCCCGGACCCACAACATCGATGCCGCGTGCGTCGAGCGCATGATTACGCCACGGACGACCGGAATCATCGGTGTTCATGTATGGGGACGGCCGTGCGACGTTGAAGCGCTGACCGACGTTGCCCACCGGCATGGTCTCAAGCTGCTTTTTGATGCCGCTCACGCCTTCGGCTGTTCCCACGATGGCAGGATGGTCGGCAACTTCGGCAGTGCTGAGGTGTTCAGCTTCCACGCGACCAAGTTCTTCAATACGTTCGAAGGCGGAGCGGTCGTAACCAATGATGACAGCCTCGCTGCGAAGATACGCCTGATGAAGAACTTCGGATTCGCCGGCTACGACAACGTTGAGTACATCGGGACTAACGGGAAGATGCCCGAGATATCGGCGGCGATGGGCCTGACCGGACTTGAGAGCCTTAGTGAGTTCATCGCCGCCAACCGCCGCAACTACCTGCAGTATCGGCGCGAGCTGGATGGCCTGCCCGGCATCACTCTTACGGCCTATGACGAAACCGAAAAGTGCAACTACCAGTATGTAGTCGTCGAAGTAGATAGCCAGGCCACTGGTATCAGTCGCGATGAGCTGATGAGGGTGCTGTGGGCCGAGAACGTCGTTGCGCGCCGGTATTTCTATCCCGGCTGTCACCGCATGGAGCCCTATCGCTCCTGCTTCCCTGAAGCCGGCCGCAGGCTACCCGCAACCGAAGCACTAACGTCGCGCGTGCTTTCGCTTCCCAACGGCACCGCCATCACCCCCGAGGATGTTCGGCTGATCTGCGAGGTCATCCGCGTCGCCGCACTGAACGGCGCTCAGATAGAGCGCCGACTGCCGTCAGCAGCAGGCCAATGTCCTTCCTCGAGGAAACCGTGA
- a CDS encoding glycosyltransferase yields the protein MSFLEETVMARVDPSTGASLPRVSVSMITYNHERYIAQAIDSVLAQKVDFDYEVVIGEDCSTDRTRSIVESYARQHPDKIRLVLSETNIGGNRNGLRTYSACRGEYTAFLEGDDYWTSPHKLQRQVDFLEQNPKFAICGHWVMNVDEVGNPAPRQSWTGEKCPEVFGLEQALGGTPLHPGSWVFRSRSLQSIPQNRLDMVARIPAGDDPLLLLLLTHGQGYCFRETMGAYRLHSGGRWSALSELFKSQSMLQYKYSLPQLLSGTSIGAASQLVARQIRGGEDRVARAIAWSLDPAAVLESFRAMRSNGLVPGRRIPAILVRVPLHVTARLVRYPRALAGRALRGLGLRRV from the coding sequence ATGTCCTTCCTCGAGGAAACCGTGATGGCCCGTGTCGATCCGTCAACAGGCGCTTCCCTGCCCAGGGTCAGCGTCAGCATGATCACCTACAACCACGAAAGATACATCGCGCAGGCTATCGACAGCGTGCTCGCCCAGAAAGTCGACTTCGACTACGAGGTAGTGATCGGCGAGGACTGCTCGACCGACCGAACACGGTCGATAGTCGAGAGCTACGCCCGCCAGCATCCAGACAAGATAAGGCTAGTGCTATCGGAAACGAACATCGGGGGAAACCGCAATGGCCTTCGCACATACAGCGCCTGCCGAGGGGAGTATACGGCATTCCTCGAAGGCGACGACTACTGGACATCTCCCCACAAACTCCAAAGGCAGGTGGATTTTCTGGAGCAGAACCCGAAGTTCGCAATATGTGGACACTGGGTGATGAACGTCGATGAGGTGGGAAATCCCGCTCCGCGGCAATCGTGGACAGGTGAGAAGTGTCCTGAGGTGTTCGGGTTGGAGCAAGCGCTGGGCGGAACACCCCTACACCCGGGGTCCTGGGTGTTCCGAAGTAGATCTCTCCAATCCATCCCCCAAAATAGGCTGGATATGGTTGCCCGTATTCCTGCTGGCGACGACCCCCTGCTCCTGTTGCTCCTCACCCACGGGCAAGGCTATTGCTTCCGCGAGACGATGGGAGCCTATCGCCTTCATTCCGGAGGCAGGTGGTCAGCACTCTCCGAGTTGTTCAAGAGCCAGTCAATGCTCCAATACAAGTACTCACTTCCCCAGCTTCTGAGCGGCACCTCAATCGGGGCTGCCAGTCAATTGGTCGCGCGGCAAATCAGAGGCGGCGAAGACAGAGTGGCGCGAGCCATCGCCTGGAGCCTGGACCCTGCGGCAGTGCTCGAATCGTTTCGGGCAATGAGGAGCAATGGGCTGGTCCCAGGCCGACGAATCCCGGCCATCCTGGTCCGGGTTCCACTCCATGTCACGGCCAGGCTTGTCAGGTATCCGCGCGCGCTTGCCGGCAGGGCACTTCGTGGCCTGGGGCTGCGTCGTGTCTGA
- a CDS encoding DegT/DnrJ/EryC1/StrS family aminotransferase — MLGSLELEYVTECVRSGWVSSAGRFIEEFETKWAAYCGMKHGVAVSNGTTALQIAVACLGLKPGDEVIIPTFTIISCALAVIYNGGVPVLVDSEPRTWCMDVSQVEAKITPRTRAIMPVHIYGHPVDMDPILDLSEKHGLAVIEDAAEVHGAEYLSGRHGATPAWKRCGGLGHISTFSFYANKLVTTGEGGMVLTNDARYAEKARSLRNLCFQSGRRFYHEELGYNFRLTNMQAALGVAQVERMDEIVARKRRMGQNYNQMLADIPQLRLPVEEPWAKNVYWMYGIVLAEESGVDAAEFARRLTAKGMETRPFFLGMHEQPVLKQRGLFVGEHYPVAERLARQGLYLPSGLALTDEQMARVGEAAHEALR, encoded by the coding sequence TTGCTGGGCAGTCTCGAACTCGAATACGTCACCGAGTGCGTCCGGAGCGGTTGGGTGTCCTCGGCCGGGCGCTTCATCGAGGAGTTCGAAACGAAGTGGGCGGCCTATTGCGGCATGAAGCATGGCGTCGCAGTGAGCAACGGCACAACGGCTTTGCAGATTGCAGTGGCGTGCCTGGGTCTGAAGCCGGGCGACGAGGTAATCATTCCGACTTTCACCATCATCTCCTGCGCGCTGGCCGTAATCTACAATGGCGGAGTGCCGGTCCTGGTCGACTCCGAGCCTCGCACCTGGTGCATGGACGTCAGTCAAGTGGAGGCCAAGATCACGCCGCGAACTCGTGCTATCATGCCGGTTCACATCTACGGCCATCCGGTTGACATGGACCCGATTCTCGACCTGAGCGAGAAACACGGCCTGGCGGTTATTGAGGACGCGGCCGAGGTGCACGGGGCCGAGTATCTGTCCGGCCGACACGGCGCAACCCCGGCCTGGAAGCGCTGCGGTGGATTGGGACACATCAGTACCTTCAGCTTCTACGCCAACAAGCTCGTTACGACCGGCGAAGGCGGCATGGTTCTGACCAATGATGCCCGGTACGCAGAGAAGGCACGTTCACTTCGCAACCTGTGTTTCCAGTCTGGGCGGCGCTTCTACCACGAGGAACTGGGTTACAACTTCCGGCTGACGAACATGCAGGCCGCGTTGGGTGTGGCGCAGGTCGAACGGATGGATGAGATCGTGGCCCGCAAGCGCAGGATGGGCCAGAACTACAATCAGATGCTGGCCGACATCCCGCAACTCCGGTTGCCGGTTGAGGAACCTTGGGCTAAGAACGTGTATTGGATGTACGGCATAGTTCTGGCAGAGGAGTCGGGTGTCGACGCGGCAGAGTTTGCACGCCGGCTTACGGCAAAAGGGATGGAGACCCGGCCGTTCTTCCTTGGGATGCACGAGCAGCCCGTGCTCAAACAACGCGGCCTTTTCGTCGGGGAACACTATCCCGTGGCAGAGCGCCTCGCCCGCCAGGGACTCTACCTGCCTTCGGGCTTGGCGCTCACGGACGAGCAGATGGCGCGCGTGGGTGAGGCAGCGCACGAGGCGCTGAGGTGA
- a CDS encoding glycosyltransferase family 4 protein — MNAALPRILLVNNTSSLSAGTTRSLLLILRYLRHKYSFSVAAVPDSDGLPGALLELEVPFHRLGFLPFASFRRLTGLMGKQKYDLVYANNLGTVTRDSFWAARLTGRPFIWHIREPLIYRRFCWTVKYSDAVAANSQSTAERVTSMAGYRSPVVIPNGVDLAEFGTDRVKARETLLKELGWPADSCVILNLGMLCQRKNQLDAIAVTRLVTERCPEARLVCLGAPQEAGYPERLWERIHHCGLRGKVRLLGAKPNPPYYLNASDLLLHTSVDEPQGRVVLEAMAAELPVVAYSVGGIPEAVVEGETGLLAPVGDTAAAAEAACRLIENPELRHRMGKAGRARVVQHFTAEETARKVDGVIQSVLAKQVRFRTEGP; from the coding sequence GTGAACGCCGCGCTGCCGAGGATTCTCCTGGTAAACAACACGTCCAGTCTGTCGGCAGGGACGACCAGGAGTCTTCTCCTGATACTAAGGTACCTGCGCCACAAGTACTCATTTAGCGTTGCGGCCGTCCCCGATTCCGATGGACTGCCGGGGGCACTCCTTGAACTGGAAGTCCCGTTCCACCGATTGGGTTTCCTTCCGTTCGCGTCTTTTCGCCGGCTGACTGGGCTGATGGGAAAGCAGAAGTACGACCTTGTCTACGCCAACAACCTCGGGACCGTGACACGCGATAGCTTCTGGGCGGCCAGGCTCACGGGTAGACCATTCATATGGCACATAAGAGAGCCTCTCATCTACAGGCGGTTTTGTTGGACTGTCAAGTACTCTGACGCAGTAGCCGCGAACTCGCAATCCACTGCCGAAAGGGTAACCTCCATGGCGGGCTACCGGTCCCCCGTAGTCATCCCGAATGGGGTTGACCTTGCCGAGTTCGGAACGGACCGCGTGAAGGCCAGAGAAACGCTTCTGAAAGAGCTGGGCTGGCCGGCTGATTCGTGCGTGATCCTGAATCTTGGTATGCTATGCCAGCGCAAGAACCAGCTGGACGCAATTGCCGTGACTCGCCTTGTCACCGAGCGGTGTCCCGAGGCACGCCTCGTGTGTCTGGGCGCACCGCAGGAGGCCGGGTACCCGGAGAGGTTGTGGGAGCGGATTCATCATTGCGGCCTCAGGGGGAAGGTGCGTCTGCTGGGCGCCAAGCCGAATCCTCCGTACTATCTGAACGCGTCGGACCTTCTTCTCCACACCTCCGTGGACGAACCGCAGGGCAGAGTCGTGCTGGAGGCGATGGCGGCGGAGCTTCCAGTCGTAGCCTACAGTGTCGGAGGGATTCCAGAGGCAGTCGTCGAAGGCGAGACGGGCCTCCTCGCTCCGGTCGGGGATACTGCCGCCGCGGCTGAGGCAGCATGTCGCCTGATTGAGAACCCTGAACTCCGACACAGAATGGGCAAAGCGGGGCGCGCGCGCGTAGTCCAGCACTTCACCGCCGAGGAGACGGCCCGCAAGGTAGACGGCGTCATCCAATCCGTTCTCGCCAAGCAAGTACGTTTCCGGACCGAAGGTCCATGA
- a CDS encoding glycosyltransferase family 4 protein gives MRHFDGIIALSPLLADDSLACGLRNVILLPNFMGLPQLERGRDMSAREKLRRELSIPGDATVLLFVGAVIRRKGVDLLAESFARLAPRHRDLWLVVAGPMSRADFPGLDEETVRALKERIDRAGVASRVVWSGMLRDKNAVASHYSAADIFVFPTRAEGMPNVLIEAVTMGLPVVATNLPGITDFVVADGETGFLFPPEDVDALTQTTERLILDPTLRAKMGQAARARSKRFGFEEHCRQLKTFYLGVAGNPRRIESFEEPDGR, from the coding sequence ATGCGCCACTTCGACGGGATAATTGCGCTATCACCGCTGCTTGCGGACGACAGTCTGGCCTGCGGGCTAAGGAACGTCATTCTGCTTCCGAATTTCATGGGATTGCCGCAACTTGAGCGTGGACGTGACATGTCGGCGAGAGAGAAGCTGCGCCGAGAGCTCTCAATTCCCGGCGACGCCACGGTACTCCTGTTTGTAGGCGCCGTGATCAGGCGCAAGGGAGTTGACCTGCTCGCTGAGAGCTTCGCTCGCTTGGCGCCGCGACATCGTGATCTCTGGCTGGTCGTTGCCGGTCCGATGAGTCGGGCAGATTTCCCTGGATTAGACGAAGAAACCGTTCGTGCGTTAAAGGAGAGGATAGACCGCGCAGGCGTTGCCTCGCGGGTAGTTTGGTCCGGCATGCTGCGGGACAAGAACGCAGTTGCCAGTCATTACTCTGCTGCCGACATCTTCGTGTTCCCGACGCGTGCGGAAGGTATGCCAAACGTCCTCATCGAAGCCGTTACCATGGGACTACCGGTTGTTGCGACCAATCTGCCAGGCATCACCGACTTCGTGGTCGCGGACGGTGAGACCGGCTTCCTTTTTCCACCAGAGGACGTTGACGCACTGACTCAGACCACCGAGAGACTCATACTGGATCCGACCCTTCGCGCGAAGATGGGCCAGGCTGCGCGCGCGCGTTCGAAGCGATTCGGGTTCGAAGAGCATTGCCGGCAACTCAAGACCTTCTACCTTGGAGTAGCTGGTAACCCACGACGCATCGAGTCCTTCGAGGAGCCGGATGGCCGCTGA
- a CDS encoding O-antigen ligase family protein produces MNGSALAAEASYPPPRRTISRLFEVLLLLLFAGLTLNDKMFPWMAPVDRWLGIVLVLTALFSMFRAREPLKTEVLLFVLFVAWSTVTGFLVASNQSAVTYYVRLMAQEAALFLAITEYTRDTRGGSFVFGLLLLGALGVLAYQVATGGTIGVVEGTGFRATSVYKNPNSLGIACIFGLFGVAYFLRAPNSPRLRLWPALAIPVLLFFQITTGARLTFVAFGVFVLLWLALCLRTLPHGLRALIWVVLLLFTAFVLYRGPNSMLKGTVVGHRLQNTVATPEADPRWKLYNLGWEAFTKSPLFGVGLGNFAVVYGQYTHSDYMETLSTTGFVGFILYFAIYLTLWRRLSRCQRGILDATTEYRINSYKAMILTMLFLAVGAPNVFQPQTWLLLGAITGHSCVVERSLALQPEEETAQ; encoded by the coding sequence ATGAACGGGTCTGCATTGGCAGCCGAGGCATCTTACCCGCCGCCCCGCCGGACGATCTCGAGGCTGTTTGAGGTCTTGCTGCTTCTCCTCTTTGCAGGTCTGACGCTCAATGACAAGATGTTTCCATGGATGGCGCCGGTGGATCGGTGGTTGGGCATCGTGCTGGTCCTGACGGCGCTGTTTTCCATGTTTCGAGCCCGGGAACCTCTGAAGACCGAAGTCCTCCTGTTCGTGCTGTTTGTGGCCTGGTCGACAGTGACCGGCTTCCTCGTTGCCAGCAACCAGTCCGCAGTCACGTACTATGTGCGGTTGATGGCCCAGGAGGCTGCTTTGTTTCTGGCGATTACTGAATACACGAGGGACACCCGTGGAGGTTCATTCGTCTTCGGCCTGCTTCTCTTGGGAGCGCTCGGCGTTCTCGCGTACCAAGTGGCGACCGGCGGCACAATCGGGGTCGTGGAAGGTACTGGCTTCCGGGCAACCTCGGTGTACAAGAATCCCAACTCGCTGGGCATCGCATGCATTTTCGGGCTCTTTGGAGTCGCGTATTTTCTACGCGCCCCGAACTCGCCAAGGCTCCGTCTCTGGCCGGCCCTCGCCATTCCCGTTTTGCTCTTCTTCCAGATTACCACCGGAGCACGCCTCACATTCGTGGCCTTCGGGGTGTTCGTGCTCCTCTGGCTGGCCCTCTGCCTCCGCACACTCCCGCACGGCCTGCGCGCGTTGATCTGGGTCGTCCTGCTGCTCTTTACTGCCTTTGTTCTCTACCGTGGGCCCAATTCGATGCTCAAAGGCACCGTTGTGGGCCACAGACTGCAAAATACAGTGGCTACGCCTGAAGCCGATCCGCGCTGGAAGCTCTACAACTTGGGCTGGGAGGCGTTTACCAAGTCTCCGTTGTTTGGGGTCGGCCTGGGCAACTTCGCTGTTGTCTATGGACAATACACCCATTCCGATTACATGGAGACGCTCTCGACCACCGGATTCGTCGGTTTCATCCTCTACTTTGCAATCTACCTGACTCTGTGGCGGCGATTGAGCAGATGCCAGAGAGGAATCCTGGATGCCACGACCGAATACCGGATCAATTCATATAAGGCAATGATACTGACCATGCTTTTCCTTGCCGTAGGGGCGCCAAACGTGTTTCAGCCGCAAACGTGGCTCCTGTTGGGTGCAATCACAGGCCATTCCTGTGTCGTTGAACGCTCTCTCGCGCTTCAACCGGAGGAAGAGACCGCTCAGTGA
- a CDS encoding acetylxylan esterase — protein sequence MNTRVPEGVAREALRAAALRLIPHSILDAMKRRQEQLSIHYRHRRSVEALAVAAKAISAHCLEGIRTIEEWNTQRPALKRQICYMLGIEPLHERTPLCATVTGTMEREGYRIEKLVYQSKPSLFVTGNFYLPTGAGGGLPCVVYLCGHMPHPSGAKTQCQDRYLWYPRHGFACLVLDPLEFGEVPGIHHGASDLNMWHWLSLGYTPAGVEVWNAMRALDWLGTRPEVDPQRIGVTGISGGGVMTWFLAALDDRVRVAIPSCSTYTIGTQVAGRLVPRQCDCTFYPNVFRQDFPVVAALIAPRPLLITSGRRDGIFPPAGYQEVFRRAKKIYDLHEKSGTGSTRIREVDDNCGHTDSPRLLGESRRWMQRWLSDPQYATSDRETAGPSACEPPENLKCLTAIPRDAANFYIHDRFVRTARGEVPDTAADWESRRSAILSELKERVFGWFPREPIPFRARTLRNRGAYVSAFAAFAEREIHTERNVPVRLLEFKPKPPLKSSALLVIVKRARDSVYFPDIDELLPLFDDTSVLVLNPRFTDHPLTPPEFAEVERTAALAGRTTASMQIWDTVRMVRWALAEGQFAESPVCVYGRGEAGIVALYAALMEERIVHVILRDPPSSHWQGPALLSILRHTDIPEITGCLAPRTLTFLTSPPEAFGLTRDLYRRCGAENRIACATSLAAAVRAIPWRPLGVD from the coding sequence GTGAACACACGGGTGCCCGAGGGAGTCGCGCGCGAGGCCCTCCGAGCCGCCGCGTTGAGGCTGATTCCTCATTCCATCCTTGATGCCATGAAGCGCCGGCAGGAGCAGCTGTCGATCCACTATAGACATCGCCGCTCGGTCGAGGCACTGGCAGTAGCTGCGAAGGCCATCTCGGCTCACTGTCTCGAAGGCATTCGAACCATCGAGGAGTGGAACACCCAACGTCCAGCACTGAAGCGGCAGATATGCTACATGCTGGGGATAGAACCTCTCCACGAACGCACGCCGCTCTGCGCAACTGTTACGGGCACGATGGAACGCGAGGGATATCGCATCGAGAAGCTGGTCTACCAGAGCAAGCCGAGTCTGTTCGTGACTGGCAACTTCTACCTACCCACTGGAGCTGGAGGAGGTCTTCCCTGTGTCGTCTATCTGTGCGGTCACATGCCACACCCGTCCGGCGCCAAGACGCAATGCCAGGACCGATACCTGTGGTATCCGAGGCATGGGTTTGCCTGTCTTGTGCTCGACCCGCTGGAGTTCGGCGAGGTCCCGGGCATCCACCACGGCGCCAGCGACCTGAACATGTGGCACTGGCTGTCACTGGGGTACACTCCTGCCGGCGTAGAAGTCTGGAACGCGATGAGGGCACTCGACTGGCTGGGGACTCGACCCGAGGTCGATCCTCAACGGATCGGCGTCACCGGTATATCGGGTGGCGGCGTGATGACCTGGTTCCTCGCTGCGCTGGACGACCGGGTAAGGGTCGCTATCCCGTCCTGCTCAACCTACACCATCGGTACGCAGGTGGCCGGCCGGCTTGTTCCGAGGCAGTGCGACTGCACATTCTACCCAAACGTCTTCCGCCAGGATTTCCCGGTGGTCGCGGCACTGATCGCCCCTCGCCCCCTGCTGATCACGAGTGGTCGCCGAGATGGCATCTTTCCCCCGGCGGGCTATCAAGAGGTCTTTCGGCGAGCAAAGAAGATATATGACCTGCACGAGAAATCCGGGACGGGCAGCACGCGGATTCGAGAGGTGGACGACAACTGCGGGCACACCGATTCCCCCCGGCTCCTCGGCGAATCCCGGCGTTGGATGCAGCGGTGGCTGTCGGATCCGCAATACGCGACTTCGGACCGCGAGACCGCCGGTCCCTCGGCCTGCGAGCCACCTGAGAACCTGAAATGCCTGACCGCGATTCCTCGCGACGCCGCCAACTTCTACATCCACGACCGGTTTGTTCGAACCGCCCGGGGCGAGGTTCCCGACACTGCTGCGGACTGGGAATCCAGGCGTTCAGCGATCCTGTCCGAGCTTAAGGAACGGGTGTTCGGATGGTTCCCGCGCGAACCGATTCCGTTTCGCGCGAGAACGCTACGCAATCGCGGCGCGTACGTCTCAGCCTTTGCAGCCTTTGCTGAGCGTGAGATTCACACTGAGCGCAACGTCCCCGTGCGTCTACTCGAATTCAAGCCAAAGCCCCCTCTAAAGTCCTCGGCCTTGCTGGTTATAGTGAAGCGGGCCAGAGATTCTGTCTATTTCCCCGACATCGACGAACTGCTGCCCTTGTTTGACGACACGAGTGTGCTCGTGCTGAACCCACGCTTCACTGACCATCCGCTGACGCCCCCTGAATTCGCCGAGGTCGAACGAACCGCTGCGCTCGCGGGCCGGACGACGGCATCAATGCAGATCTGGGACACCGTGCGCATGGTTCGCTGGGCGCTGGCCGAGGGCCAGTTCGCGGAGTCACCGGTCTGCGTCTATGGTCGAGGCGAGGCCGGCATCGTTGCACTCTATGCGGCTCTCATGGAGGAACGCATTGTCCATGTGATACTCAGGGACCCTCCGTCGAGTCACTGGCAGGGACCTGCACTACTATCGATTCTGCGGCATACGGACATCCCGGAGATAACGGGTTGTCTGGCGCCCCGCACACTTACGTTTCTAACGTCCCCTCCGGAGGCATTCGGCCTGACGCGCGACCTTTACCGACGCTGCGGCGCCGAGAACCGAATCGCTTGCGCGACCAGTCTCGCCGCCGCGGTTCGGGCGATCCCCTGGAGACCCTTGGGAGTGGATTGA
- a CDS encoding glycosyltransferase, which translates to MRLTVVTSNYPSRSRPSCGTFVREAVRAFSRQGAECRVICPTSFADLRYGALDGFRTIDQTEDHSTVETLRPRHLTFSSKSVLGFNTGVMSDACFEGAAARVAAGLVDRTDVLYGHFLYPSGRTVARLGKKYGLPVFVAHGDGVLNEMYSGHAAEDFRDVTGAIAVSRPNRKFCENVLHLPPERVGLFPNGVDLRKFRPLDKVEMRLRLGLPADGRLVAFVGHFLHIKGPDRVIEAVERLENVQVLVIGSGPMKLSSSRIAFLGEVDHQALPEYLCAADVFVLPTLEEGCCNSLLEAMACGLPVVSSTGEFNDDILNESVSIRVDPLDVSAISGAVEKVLDDESLKLRMSSNCRVHSQKFSVDNRARAILDWIESLVGRPDTLENAGRRRQ; encoded by the coding sequence ATGCGTCTGACCGTCGTCACCAGCAACTACCCGTCGCGATCCAGGCCTTCCTGTGGGACCTTCGTTCGGGAAGCGGTGCGGGCGTTCTCCCGGCAGGGCGCCGAGTGCAGAGTCATCTGCCCTACGAGCTTCGCCGATTTGAGATACGGGGCACTGGATGGCTTCAGGACGATCGACCAGACTGAAGACCACTCTACCGTGGAAACCCTCCGTCCGCGTCACCTCACCTTCTCATCCAAATCGGTGTTGGGTTTCAACACCGGCGTCATGTCCGACGCATGCTTCGAAGGAGCTGCGGCGCGAGTGGCCGCCGGGCTCGTCGACCGCACGGACGTCCTATACGGGCATTTCCTGTATCCCAGCGGAAGAACGGTCGCCCGGCTGGGCAAGAAGTATGGTCTGCCGGTCTTTGTTGCTCACGGCGACGGCGTTCTGAACGAGATGTACTCGGGCCACGCAGCGGAGGACTTCAGGGACGTCACGGGCGCGATTGCAGTATCCCGTCCGAACCGGAAGTTCTGCGAGAACGTGCTCCATCTGCCCCCGGAAAGAGTAGGATTGTTCCCGAACGGCGTCGACCTCCGCAAGTTCCGGCCGCTCGACAAAGTCGAAATGCGCCTGCGACTCGGTCTGCCGGCCGACGGGCGATTGGTGGCATTCGTGGGCCACTTCCTGCACATCAAGGGACCAGACCGGGTAATCGAAGCCGTAGAGCGACTCGAGAACGTACAGGTGCTGGTGATTGGCTCTGGCCCAATGAAGTTGTCGAGTTCTCGGATCGCCTTCCTGGGCGAGGTCGATCATCAAGCGCTGCCCGAGTACCTCTGCGCCGCCGACGTCTTCGTACTGCCCACGCTCGAAGAAGGATGCTGCAACTCACTGCTCGAAGCCATGGCCTGCGGGCTGCCGGTTGTGTCCTCAACCGGCGAGTTCAACGACGACATCCTTAATGAGAGCGTGTCGATACGGGTCGACCCGCTGGACGTTTCGGCAATCAGCGGCGCCGTCGAGAAAGTGCTGGACGACGAGTCGCTGAAGCTGCGTATGTCCTCGAACTGCCGTGTTCATTCGCAGAAGTTCTCGGTCGACAACCGGGCCCGGGCAATACTGGATTGGATTGAGTCGCTGGTCGGAAGGCCCGACACGCTGGAGAACGCAGGCCGGAGGCGGCAATGA